The Tepidibacter aestuarii genome contains a region encoding:
- a CDS encoding PspA/IM30 family protein: MGIFTRLNNIIKGKANSALDKAENPIELLDLKIREMEESLNKAKLSSAEVIGNAHLIKKQMDETLKESNDFDEKVKLAMSKNNEDLAKKALQKKMECDKKYESLKKSYDEAKIKADQLKSKLTNLEDEIKKTRHYRDEAAARLNNAEASQKVNEILANVDNGSNSIDLDDIERKISKKEALAEGMSELKNNSDSLDEEFEKLENDIDLDLELQKYKN; encoded by the coding sequence ATGGGAATTTTTACAAGATTAAACAACATTATAAAAGGAAAAGCAAACAGTGCATTAGACAAAGCTGAAAACCCAATAGAGCTTCTAGACCTTAAAATAAGAGAAATGGAAGAAAGCCTTAATAAAGCTAAATTATCATCTGCTGAAGTGATAGGAAATGCCCACTTAATAAAAAAACAAATGGATGAAACATTAAAAGAATCTAATGATTTTGATGAAAAAGTCAAGCTTGCAATGAGTAAAAATAACGAAGATTTAGCTAAAAAAGCTTTACAAAAGAAAATGGAATGTGACAAAAAATATGAAAGTTTAAAGAAATCTTATGATGAGGCTAAAATAAAAGCAGATCAATTAAAATCAAAGCTTACGAATTTAGAAGATGAAATTAAAAAGACAAGACATTACAGAGATGAAGCTGCTGCAAGACTTAACAATGCTGAAGCATCTCAAAAAGTAAATGAAATATTGGCAAATGTAGATAATGGGTCTAATAGTATTGACTTAGATGATATAGAAAGAAAAATTTCTAAAAAAGAAGCTTTAGCTGAAGGAATGTCTGAACTTAAAAACAACTCAGATTCTCTAGATGAAGAATTTGAAAAATTAGAAAATGATATAGATCTAGACTTAGAACTTCAAAAATATAAAAACTAG
- the pgsA gene encoding CDP-diacylglycerol--glycerol-3-phosphate 3-phosphatidyltransferase: MNLANKLTILRILLVPVFVVVILSGIKNSLLISALIFAIASITDFLDGYIARKYNLVTNFGKFMDPLADKLLVAAAFITMIDLNLVSSWAVIIIISREFAVSILRAIAASSGIVIAASKWGKAKTVSQILAIMMILLNIPYSNIVMGIAVILTIYSGYDYINLNRNIFKDMD; encoded by the coding sequence ATGAACCTAGCAAATAAGCTGACTATACTTAGAATATTGTTAGTACCTGTATTTGTAGTAGTAATACTTTCTGGTATTAAAAATTCACTATTGATTTCAGCATTAATATTTGCAATAGCATCGATAACAGACTTTTTAGATGGATATATAGCAAGAAAATATAATTTAGTAACTAATTTTGGAAAGTTTATGGACCCTTTAGCCGATAAATTATTAGTTGCAGCAGCTTTTATAACTATGATAGATTTAAATCTAGTATCATCATGGGCTGTAATAATAATAATATCAAGAGAATTTGCAGTTAGTATATTAAGAGCAATAGCAGCATCATCTGGAATAGTTATAGCTGCTAGTAAATGGGGAAAAGCAAAAACAGTGTCTCAAATACTAGCTATAATGATGATTTTATTAAATATACCATACTCAAATATAGTTATGGGTATTGCTGTAATACTTACAATATACTCAGGATACGATTATATAAATCTAAACAGAAATATATTTAAAGATATGGATTAA
- a CDS encoding DNA translocase FtsK produces the protein MGKRKKKQAKNKLDNKFMQELRDLSLIFLGLFLLYSLKTNSMGKVGYFIKVMFLGFFSKLSIIVPYIIILIGVINLINSDKIKNVKNYKLYYPLIFIMVLIYGLMKKDFIPIDSPFIPQNLKIIFSISIEGNGSGIFSTIIAYYFIKLFGVKGSYIVSSFALIVIILFAFNISIQDALERLNSLLIDSFTSFKNFVVGFVTVERKQNNKPKKKIKINNEKDSCEESPKEKPIKIINFDQESKTENEVDNVKNEEYNKLSLEDNNVQKPNGKNIDEKQNIDKKQDDDKEKEIKIVTNSEVENFSDYKIPNIELLKESANNVDLKDKKQILKNAKVLEQTLKDFGVEANINQVTKGPTITRYEIQPKAGVKVSKIVGLVDDIALSLAAKSIRIEAPIPGKAAVGIEVPNEQVQIVTLREVIESKEFTTNESKLSFSLGKDISGMPIITDISKMPHLLIAGATGSGKSVCVNTLINSILYKAKPDEVKFLMIDPKVVELTNYNGIPHLLIPVVTDPKKAASALSWAVSEMNRRYKLFAENSVRDITGYNNKIEEKLPKIVIIIDELADLMMVSPNDVEDAICRLAQMARAAGMHLIVATQRPSVDVITGVIKANIPSRIAFAVSSQADSRTILDMGGAEKLLGKGDMLFYPVGSAKPVRLQGAFISDNEVEEVVTFVKSQVEEVTYTEDIIEDINKGISIESSDVDDLLSDAIELVLNSNQASASMLQRKFRIGYNRAARLIDQMEERGLIGPSEGSKPRKVLVTKEEFESTVGE, from the coding sequence ATGGGAAAAAGAAAGAAAAAACAAGCTAAAAACAAGTTAGACAATAAGTTTATGCAAGAGCTTAGAGACCTTAGCTTGATATTTTTAGGATTATTCCTTTTATATAGCTTAAAGACTAATTCGATGGGAAAAGTAGGGTATTTCATTAAGGTAATGTTTTTGGGATTTTTCTCAAAGTTATCGATAATAGTACCGTATATTATAATTTTAATAGGAGTAATCAATCTAATAAACAGTGACAAAATTAAAAATGTAAAAAACTATAAATTGTATTATCCTTTAATATTTATAATGGTTTTAATTTATGGACTTATGAAAAAGGATTTTATACCAATAGATAGTCCGTTTATACCTCAGAATTTAAAAATAATATTTTCTATATCTATAGAGGGGAACGGCAGTGGGATATTTAGTACTATAATAGCATATTATTTTATTAAATTATTTGGAGTTAAAGGTTCATATATAGTGAGTAGTTTTGCTTTAATTGTTATTATTTTATTTGCTTTTAACATATCAATACAAGATGCTTTAGAAAGATTAAATAGTTTACTAATAGATAGTTTTACTTCTTTTAAAAATTTTGTTGTTGGTTTTGTAACAGTTGAAAGAAAACAAAACAATAAACCTAAAAAGAAAATTAAAATTAACAATGAAAAAGATTCTTGCGAAGAAAGTCCAAAAGAAAAGCCTATAAAAATAATAAACTTTGATCAAGAATCTAAAACTGAAAATGAAGTAGACAATGTAAAAAACGAAGAATACAACAAATTAAGCTTAGAAGATAATAATGTACAAAAGCCTAATGGAAAAAATATAGATGAAAAACAAAATATAGATAAAAAACAAGATGATGATAAAGAAAAAGAAATAAAAATAGTAACAAATTCTGAAGTAGAAAATTTCTCTGATTATAAGATACCTAATATAGAGTTATTAAAAGAGTCTGCCAATAATGTTGATTTAAAAGATAAAAAACAAATACTAAAAAATGCTAAAGTATTAGAACAGACACTAAAAGATTTTGGTGTAGAAGCAAATATAAATCAAGTTACTAAAGGACCAACTATAACTAGATATGAAATTCAACCAAAAGCTGGAGTAAAGGTTAGTAAAATTGTAGGACTAGTTGATGATATTGCTTTAAGTTTAGCTGCAAAGAGTATAAGAATAGAGGCTCCTATACCAGGAAAAGCCGCTGTTGGGATAGAAGTTCCAAATGAACAAGTACAAATTGTAACACTAAGAGAGGTTATAGAATCTAAAGAATTTACAACTAATGAATCAAAATTATCATTTTCATTAGGTAAGGATATATCAGGAATGCCTATAATTACTGACATATCAAAAATGCCTCATCTACTTATAGCGGGTGCAACTGGATCTGGTAAAAGTGTTTGCGTTAATACACTTATAAATAGTATACTGTATAAAGCAAAGCCAGATGAAGTTAAGTTTTTAATGATAGATCCAAAAGTTGTAGAGCTTACAAATTATAATGGTATACCACATTTACTTATACCTGTTGTGACAGACCCTAAAAAAGCAGCATCTGCTCTTAGTTGGGCAGTAAGCGAGATGAATAGAAGATATAAATTGTTTGCAGAAAATTCAGTAAGGGATATAACTGGATACAATAACAAGATAGAAGAAAAATTGCCTAAAATAGTAATAATAATAGATGAACTTGCAGATTTAATGATGGTAAGTCCGAATGATGTTGAGGATGCTATATGTAGATTAGCACAGATGGCAAGGGCAGCAGGAATGCATCTTATAGTAGCTACACAAAGACCTTCTGTAGACGTAATAACAGGGGTTATCAAAGCTAATATACCATCAAGGATTGCATTTGCTGTATCTTCTCAGGCAGATTCAAGAACAATACTAGATATGGGTGGAGCAGAAAAACTCTTAGGAAAAGGAGATATGTTATTTTATCCCGTTGGATCTGCTAAGCCTGTAAGACTTCAAGGAGCTTTCATATCTGATAATGAAGTGGAAGAAGTGGTTACTTTTGTTAAAAGTCAAGTAGAAGAGGTTACATATACAGAAGATATAATAGAAGATATAAATAAAGGAATAAGCATAGAATCATCTGATGTCGATGATTTATTGAGTGATGCTATAGAACTTGTATTAAATAGTAATCAAGCTTCAGCTTCTATGCTTCAAAGAAAATTTAGAATAGGATATAATAGAGCAGCAAGACTTATTGATCAAATGGAGGAAAGAGGATTAATAGGTCCAAGTGAGGGAAGTAAACCAAGAAAAGTTTTAGTTACTAAAGAAGAATTTGAAAGTACAGTGGGTGAATAA
- a CDS encoding histidinol-phosphatase HisJ family protein, which translates to MYICDYHVHTDFSFDCDTPVEEVIKKGISIGLKEMAFTDHVEYDIELIDFDNYLEMYNEMKNKYSDKINILLGAEIGFQHHVIDDIEKLIDDYPFDFTILSTHTVDRLDICNGDFFKNRDLKNAYLRYFENMLESIETFKNYSILGHLDFINRYTKGNQKLLYSDYIDIIDSILTKAIDSDCGIEVNTSGYRYGLESVHPQVEILKRYKELGGQIITVGSDAHKSKDICADFDIAYDILKNIGFKRITTFKQRKPEFKNIP; encoded by the coding sequence GTGTATATATGCGATTATCATGTGCACACAGATTTTTCTTTTGACTGCGATACTCCTGTTGAAGAAGTTATAAAAAAAGGTATTTCTATTGGCCTTAAAGAGATGGCTTTTACTGATCATGTAGAGTATGATATTGAATTGATTGATTTTGATAACTATTTAGAAATGTATAATGAAATGAAAAATAAATATAGTGATAAAATAAATATTTTACTAGGAGCTGAAATTGGATTTCAACATCATGTAATAGATGATATAGAAAAATTAATAGATGATTATCCATTTGATTTTACTATATTATCAACTCATACAGTAGATAGGCTTGATATATGCAATGGAGATTTTTTTAAAAATAGAGATTTAAAAAATGCTTATCTTAGATACTTTGAGAATATGTTAGAAAGTATAGAAACATTTAAAAACTATAGTATATTGGGGCATTTAGATTTTATAAATAGATACACTAAGGGCAATCAAAAGCTATTATATAGTGATTATATAGATATAATAGATTCTATATTAACTAAAGCTATTGATAGTGACTGTGGAATAGAAGTTAATACATCTGGGTATAGATATGGTTTAGAAAGTGTACATCCACAAGTGGAAATATTGAAAAGATATAAAGAACTAGGTGGTCAAATAATAACTGTTGGATCAGATGCTCACAAATCAAAGGACATATGTGCAGATTTTGACATAGCATACGACATATTAAAAAATATAGGTTTTAAAAGAATTACAACATTTAAACAAAGAAAGCCAGAATTTAAAAATATCCCATAA
- the rimO gene encoding 30S ribosomal protein S12 methylthiotransferase RimO, translating to MSLKIALESLGCSKNLVDAEVMLGILKNNGYRLTSNFEQADVIIVNTCGFIESAKEESINTILELAEYKKTGNLKILIMSGCLAQRYSEEMKNEIEEIDAIVGTASYSKIAEIIKRLSEEKNIVELDEIDFVYDETLPRYTTTPSYMAYLKIAEGCDNHCTYCIIPKLRGKYRSREVENILREAKELAKNGAKELVVIAQDTTRYGIDIYKEKKLAYLLQELAKIDELKWIRVMYSYPEELNEETIKVIKENEKICAYFDMPIQHCNNRILKLMNRRTTKEEIKSKIELIRKEIPNACIRTSIIVGFPSETEEEFEELKEFVKEVKFDRLGVFAYSQEEGTGAAKLENQIDEEIKYTRRDELMLVQQEVSLDNNQSKIGDMYEVLIEEKLEDNVYIGRTYQDAYEIDGVVYVNTDKKLDIGQFVNVKINDALEYDLMGVMLDEPSK from the coding sequence ATGAGTTTAAAAATAGCATTAGAATCATTAGGATGTTCTAAAAATTTAGTAGATGCTGAGGTTATGTTAGGGATACTTAAAAATAATGGATATAGACTTACAAGTAATTTTGAACAAGCAGATGTAATAATAGTAAACACTTGCGGGTTTATTGAGTCGGCAAAAGAAGAGTCTATAAATACAATATTAGAACTTGCAGAGTATAAAAAAACAGGAAATTTAAAAATACTTATAATGTCTGGTTGCCTAGCACAAAGATATAGCGAAGAAATGAAAAACGAAATAGAAGAAATAGATGCTATAGTTGGTACAGCAAGTTATTCTAAAATAGCTGAAATAATAAAGAGATTGTCTGAAGAAAAAAATATAGTTGAACTTGATGAAATTGATTTTGTATATGATGAAACACTACCAAGATATACTACAACTCCGTCTTATATGGCTTATTTAAAAATAGCTGAAGGATGTGACAATCACTGTACTTACTGTATAATACCTAAATTAAGAGGAAAATATAGAAGCAGAGAAGTAGAAAATATACTAAGAGAAGCAAAAGAACTTGCAAAAAATGGAGCTAAAGAACTAGTAGTAATAGCTCAGGATACAACAAGATATGGAATTGATATATACAAAGAGAAAAAACTTGCTTACTTACTTCAAGAACTTGCAAAAATTGATGAACTTAAATGGATAAGAGTTATGTATTCATATCCAGAAGAATTAAATGAGGAAACAATAAAGGTCATAAAAGAAAACGAAAAAATATGTGCTTATTTTGATATGCCAATACAACACTGTAATAATAGAATATTAAAGCTTATGAATAGAAGAACTACTAAAGAAGAGATAAAAAGTAAGATAGAACTTATAAGAAAAGAAATACCAAATGCTTGTATTAGAACATCTATAATAGTAGGATTTCCTTCAGAAACAGAAGAAGAGTTTGAAGAATTAAAAGAGTTTGTAAAAGAAGTTAAATTCGATAGACTTGGAGTATTTGCTTATTCTCAAGAAGAAGGAACTGGTGCAGCTAAGCTAGAAAATCAAATAGACGAAGAAATAAAATATACTAGAAGAGATGAATTGATGCTTGTTCAGCAAGAAGTATCTCTTGACAATAACCAATCTAAGATAGGGGATATGTATGAAGTCTTAATAGAAGAAAAATTAGAAGACAACGTATATATAGGAAGAACATACCAAGACGCTTATGAAATAGACGGCGTTGTATATGTAAATACAGATAAAAAATTAGATATAGGGCAATTTGTAAATGTAAAAATAAATGATGCTTTAGAATATGATTTAATGGGAGTGATGTTAGATGAACCTAGCAAATAA
- a CDS encoding DUF1292 domain-containing protein: MDSNLFKDEKNKYEKIYVDINYAINDINDFLSKDRISQRKYISKSNILKDYIDLIDTLESQYNKKSIFKVFQKEDHYIEKLNKYKKEHESHFKQIENCLKCSCFRCIKECNFDTCLGCRANSKIVMCDHKDVNATAYKDYTLDLTNNDTNENDTYNVLSTIQVLNDNKRYIVIQNTNNHDEKYILYHYPGIKEDNYGEISDACEFDYIAQIFNSCNLD; this comes from the coding sequence ATGGACTCTAATTTATTTAAAGATGAAAAAAATAAATATGAAAAAATATACGTAGATATAAATTACGCAATAAATGATATAAATGACTTTTTATCAAAGGATAGAATAAGCCAAAGAAAATATATATCCAAATCAAATATATTGAAAGACTATATAGATCTTATAGATACTTTAGAATCTCAATATAATAAAAAATCTATTTTCAAAGTTTTCCAAAAGGAAGATCATTATATAGAAAAACTAAATAAATACAAGAAAGAACATGAGTCCCATTTTAAGCAGATCGAAAACTGCTTAAAATGCTCATGCTTCAGATGTATAAAAGAATGTAATTTTGATACTTGCCTTGGATGTAGAGCGAACTCAAAAATTGTTATGTGCGACCATAAAGATGTAAATGCTACAGCTTATAAGGATTATACTTTAGATCTTACAAATAACGATACAAATGAAAATGATACATATAACGTGTTATCTACTATACAAGTATTAAATGACAATAAGAGATATATCGTAATTCAAAACACAAATAATCATGACGAAAAATATATACTATACCACTATCCTGGTATAAAAGAAGATAATTATGGGGAAATATCGGATGCTTGTGAGTTCGATTATATAGCTCAAATATTTAATTCTTGCAACTTAGATTAA
- the mnmH gene encoding tRNA 2-selenouridine(34) synthase MnmH, producing MSNIIEIEDSLELKNSIFVDVRSESEYEEDRIKNSINIPILNDEQRKIVGTLYKQEGKEKAIEKGLELIADKLKDIYIKLKKLSSEYDNLIVYCARGGMRSSLLVNFYSGLGISMYKLDGGYKSYRNYVIDFLENADENYEFIVLHGLTGVGKTDALKYLTKKNISSLDLEGFAQNCGSVFGYLGFQEKPPSQKMFETLLFEYIRNSNSKYIFTESESRRVGYVMLPENIYNMTIEKGYHILVEDSTENRIKRLVNQYVSLSSKDDDKILESIEKLRKRLGSEKTNYLIEKLNLKQYDEIAKELIINYYDPLYKYSIDKFKYDYVIDCNEFEKAMDNLIDIHRQLHEGSLK from the coding sequence TTGAGTAATATTATAGAGATTGAAGATTCCTTAGAGTTAAAAAACAGTATATTTGTAGATGTAAGGTCTGAATCAGAGTATGAAGAGGATAGAATTAAAAATTCGATTAATATACCTATTTTAAATGATGAACAAAGAAAAATAGTAGGTACATTATATAAACAAGAAGGCAAAGAAAAAGCTATAGAAAAAGGTTTAGAATTAATAGCTGATAAATTAAAGGATATTTACATAAAATTAAAGAAACTATCAAGTGAGTATGATAATTTAATAGTATATTGCGCAAGAGGAGGAATGAGGAGTTCTCTTTTGGTTAACTTTTACTCAGGACTAGGTATTAGCATGTATAAGCTAGATGGAGGGTATAAAAGTTATAGAAACTATGTTATAGATTTTTTAGAAAATGCAGATGAAAATTATGAATTTATAGTACTGCATGGATTAACGGGTGTTGGAAAAACAGATGCTCTTAAATACTTAACAAAAAAAAATATTAGCAGTTTGGACCTAGAGGGATTTGCTCAAAATTGTGGGTCTGTATTTGGTTATTTGGGCTTTCAGGAAAAACCACCTAGCCAAAAAATGTTTGAAACTTTACTATTTGAATATATAAGAAATTCAAACTCTAAGTACATATTTACAGAAAGTGAAAGTAGAAGAGTTGGATATGTGATGTTGCCAGAAAATATATATAACATGACTATAGAAAAGGGATACCATATACTTGTTGAAGATAGTACAGAAAACAGAATTAAGAGATTAGTAAATCAATATGTGAGTTTAAGCTCAAAAGATGATGATAAAATCCTAGAGTCAATAGAAAAGCTTAGAAAAAGATTAGGAAGCGAAAAAACAAATTACTTAATTGAAAAGCTCAATTTAAAACAATACGATGAAATAGCAAAAGAGCTTATAATAAATTATTATGATCCTTTATATAAATATTCTATTGATAAATTTAAATATGATTATGTTATAGATTGTAATGAATTTGAAAAAGCCATGGATAATTTAATAGACATACATAGACAGTTACATGAAGGGAGCTTAAAATAA
- the rny gene encoding ribonuclease Y: MILIKILLAAAGTGIGILIGYIVRKSIAEKKIGAAEEVSKQIMEKAEKDAETIKKEKLLEAKEESHKMRSEVEKENKESRRELQRYEKRLVHKEENIDRKLQSLESKESNLNEKLKAIVKKELDIEEVKTKQIEKLESLSGITSEQAKNIILTNTEKEVRHEMSMMIKEIEVAAKEEAEKRAREIIAYSIQKCSADHVAETTVTVVNLPNDEMKGRIIGREGRNIRTLETLTGIDLIIDDTPEAVILSGFDPIRREVARIALEKLISDGRIHPARIEEMVAKGRKEVENIIKEQGEQATFETGVHGLHPELIRLLGRLKYRTSYGQNVLKHSIEVSHLAGIMAAEIGADVKLAKRAGLLHDIGKAVDHEMEGTHVELGMDLLRRYKESKDVIHAMSTHHGDYEPQTVEAVIVTAADAISAARPGARRETLEAYIKRLEKLEEISNSYDEVEKSYAIQAGREVRIIVKPENVTDDGMHLLAREITKRIEDELEYPGQIKVNIIRETRAIEYAK; this comes from the coding sequence ATTATATTAATAAAAATATTATTAGCTGCAGCAGGGACTGGAATAGGTATCTTAATAGGCTATATAGTTAGAAAAAGTATAGCAGAGAAAAAGATTGGAGCTGCAGAAGAAGTATCTAAGCAAATAATGGAAAAAGCTGAAAAAGATGCTGAAACTATAAAAAAAGAAAAATTATTAGAGGCAAAAGAAGAATCTCATAAAATGAGAAGCGAAGTAGAAAAAGAAAACAAAGAAAGTAGACGTGAACTTCAAAGATATGAGAAGCGATTAGTTCATAAAGAAGAAAATATAGACAGAAAATTACAATCACTAGAATCAAAAGAATCTAATTTGAATGAAAAATTAAAAGCTATAGTAAAAAAAGAATTAGATATAGAAGAAGTAAAAACTAAACAAATTGAAAAGTTAGAAAGTCTTTCAGGAATCACATCAGAGCAAGCAAAGAATATTATATTGACTAATACTGAAAAAGAAGTTAGACATGAAATGTCAATGATGATAAAAGAAATAGAAGTTGCTGCTAAAGAAGAAGCTGAGAAAAGAGCTAGGGAAATAATAGCATATTCAATTCAAAAATGCTCAGCAGATCATGTTGCTGAAACTACAGTTACAGTAGTAAATCTTCCTAATGATGAAATGAAGGGACGAATCATAGGTAGAGAAGGTAGAAATATAAGAACGCTTGAGACTTTGACTGGTATAGACTTGATAATAGATGATACTCCGGAAGCAGTAATATTATCAGGATTTGACCCAATAAGAAGAGAAGTGGCAAGAATTGCTCTAGAAAAACTAATATCAGATGGAAGAATACATCCAGCAAGAATAGAAGAAATGGTTGCAAAGGGAAGAAAAGAAGTTGAAAATATAATAAAAGAGCAAGGTGAACAAGCTACTTTTGAAACTGGTGTTCATGGGCTTCATCCAGAACTTATAAGATTACTTGGTAGACTTAAATATAGGACAAGTTATGGTCAAAATGTTCTTAAACATTCTATAGAAGTGTCTCATTTAGCTGGAATAATGGCAGCTGAAATTGGAGCGGATGTTAAACTTGCAAAAAGAGCAGGACTTTTACATGATATAGGAAAAGCAGTTGATCATGAGATGGAAGGAACTCATGTTGAGTTAGGAATGGATTTACTTAGAAGATATAAAGAATCTAAAGACGTAATTCATGCTATGTCAACTCATCATGGTGATTATGAACCTCAAACGGTTGAAGCTGTTATAGTTACTGCAGCAGATGCTATATCTGCTGCAAGACCAGGGGCTAGAAGAGAAACACTAGAAGCTTATATAAAGAGACTAGAAAAACTAGAAGAAATATCTAATTCATATGATGAAGTAGAAAAATCATATGCTATTCAAGCAGGTAGAGAAGTTAGAATAATAGTAAAACCTGAAAATGTTACGGATGACGGAATGCATTTACTTGCTAGAGAAATAACTAAGAGAATAGAAGATGAATTAGAATACCCAGGACAAATAAAAGTAAACATAATAAGAGAAACAAGAGCAATAGAATATGCAAAATAA
- the recA gene encoding recombinase RecA, with amino-acid sequence MNENKKKALDMALSQIEKEFGKGSIMRLGENTKMNIETISTGSIGLDIAIGIGGLPKGRIVEIYGPESSGKTTVALHTVAEAQKAGGIAAFVDAEHALDPVYAKALGVDIENLIVSQPDTGEQALEIAEALIRSGAVDIIVIDSVAALVPKAEIEGEMGDSHVGLQARLMSQALRKLTGSIKKSNTIAIFINQLREKVGIMFGNPETTTGGRALKFYSSVRLDVRKCDTIKQGDSILGSRTRVRVVKNKVAPPFKKCEFDIMYGEGISKIGDLLDVAVDVDIVKKSGSWYNYNDTKLGQGRENVKKFLAENKELVEEIDIKVRTHYGLIKAEEADVATE; translated from the coding sequence ATGAATGAAAATAAGAAAAAAGCATTAGATATGGCGCTTTCTCAAATAGAAAAAGAATTTGGTAAAGGATCTATAATGAGACTTGGTGAAAATACAAAAATGAATATAGAAACTATATCAACAGGATCTATAGGTCTTGATATAGCTATTGGAATCGGAGGTCTTCCAAAGGGAAGAATAGTAGAAATATATGGACCAGAATCATCTGGTAAAACAACAGTAGCACTTCATACAGTAGCAGAAGCACAAAAAGCAGGAGGAATAGCTGCATTTGTTGATGCAGAGCATGCTCTTGATCCGGTATATGCAAAAGCTCTAGGAGTAGATATAGAAAACTTAATAGTATCTCAACCTGATACAGGAGAGCAAGCATTAGAAATAGCAGAAGCATTAATAAGAAGTGGAGCTGTAGATATAATAGTAATAGATTCAGTTGCAGCACTTGTTCCAAAGGCAGAAATAGAAGGAGAAATGGGAGATTCACACGTAGGTTTACAAGCAAGACTTATGTCACAAGCTCTTAGAAAACTAACTGGATCTATTAAAAAGTCAAACACAATAGCAATATTTATAAATCAGCTTCGTGAAAAAGTAGGAATAATGTTTGGTAATCCAGAAACTACAACTGGAGGTAGAGCGTTAAAGTTCTATTCATCAGTAAGACTTGATGTTAGAAAATGCGATACTATAAAACAAGGAGATAGTATACTTGGAAGTAGAACAAGAGTTAGAGTTGTTAAAAATAAAGTAGCGCCTCCATTTAAAAAGTGCGAATTTGATATAATGTATGGAGAAGGAATATCAAAAATTGGAGATTTATTAGATGTAGCGGTAGATGTAGATATAGTTAAAAAATCTGGTTCTTGGTATAACTACAATGATACAAAATTAGGACAAGGAAGAGAAAATGTTAAAAAATTCTTGGCTGAAAATAAAGAGTTAGTAGAAGAGATAGATATTAAAGTAAGAACTCATTACGGATTAATAAAAGCTGAAGAGGCGGATGTAGCTACTGAATAA